A segment of the Desulfonatronovibrio hydrogenovorans DSM 9292 genome:
GAATCCTGGAAAGTCCGGCCTGGCTGAGGAACTTGGTGTGGAAAAAAAGGATGATTATGATCAGCTGTGCGAATATGCTCTGCATAACGGAATAAGTAAAATAGTGGTTGCCCTTGAAGAGAGAAGAGGCCGTTCTCCTATCCAGTCTTTGCTGAACTGCAAAATGCAGGGGATAAAGGTCCTGGATGGGGTTTCATTTTATGAACAGGTTACAGGCAAGATACTGGCCGGAAGCATCCCGCCGAGCTGGCTCGTTTTTTCCGATGGATTCCGAAGAAGCCGTCTGACCATCCTGGCCAAAAGGGGACTTGACATAGTCTTCTCCCTGACCGGCATTCTCTTGAGTGCCCCAGTCCAGATAGCTGCAGCTGTGCTTGTTAAAACAACTTCTCCGGGTCCTGTTTTTTATAAGCAGGTCAGGGTCGGGCAGATGGGCAGACAGTTCAAGGTGATTAAGTTCAGGACCATGCGTCAGGATGCCGAAGCTAAGAGTGGTGCTGTCTGGGCGGAGGAGGATGACCCCAGGATCACCCCAGTGGGTAAAATTTTCAGGAAACTGAGGATTGATGAGCTTCCGCAGTTCTGGAACGTTATCAAGGGAGAGATGAGTTTTGTGGGTCCAAGGCCTGAACGGCCGGTTTTTGTTGAACAGCTTAAAACGGTGCTTCCCTATTATGGGGAACGACATACAGTTAAACCGGGTATCACTGGATGGGCTCAGGTCAGTTACCCATACGGTGCTTCAGAGGATGATGCCCTCAGAAAGCTCGAATATGACCTTTTCTATATCAAGCACCTGTCTTTGATTTTTGATTTGTACATTGTTTTAAAGACCGTTAAAACTGTTTTGGCAGGAAGCGGTGCAAGGTGAGCCTTGTGCCTGGTTTGTGTTTTTCCCTTTCATCTACTTGAAGGCTTTTATCAATTAATCATTGTAAAGGAGGACTGTATGAAGGCCAGGTTAAGAGAAGTTTCCGGTATTTTGTTTATTTTGTTTATTTCTGCCATCCTTGCCGGTCCTGTTCATTCGGGGCAGGAGAACGAATACTATATAATTGGTAAAGGTGATGTTCTGGATATTATCGTCTGGAAAGAGCCGGAACTGAGCAGTCAGGTCAAGGTCAGGGTGGATGGAAGGATCAGCATGCCCCTGGTCGATGACATACTGGCAGCTGGAATGACTCCGGTTGAATTGAAGCAAGAACTGACCGGACACTTGTCTGAATTTATCGAGGGACCTGAAGTGACTGTAATCGTTCAGAATCAGATCAGCAAATCATACTATGTCCTGGGCGAGGTAGCCCAGCAGGGGGAGTTCCCCATAGAGAAGGATATAACCCTGCTGCAGGCCCTGGCCAAATCCCAGGGACTCACTGAGTGGGCAAGCAAGAGAAACATTTTTATTCTCAGACAAACAGATGATGGGGAAGAAAGGATCAGCATTGACTACAGGGAAATAATCAGAGGCAATGATCCTGCTCAGAATATTCGAATCATGCCCGGTGATACTTTGGTGGTACCATATTAGGCTGGATCATTTTGCCGGTTTTTTAGTAATATCTAAATAATTCCGGCCCTTGTGGAGATGATCAATGTCCAGGCCGAGGGTGTTTTGAGTATCGGCCTGTAAGGCTGTCAGGGACAGCTGGCGATTGATTTTGCTTCATGAAGGAACCTCTAATTCTGATGAGGTAAGTAATGCAAAAACGATTTGTTGTTCCGGCATTGGTAATGTTGATGGCGTTTTTTTCTCAACCGGTTTCTGCCGGAGCTTTGTGGACCATCACTCCTGATGCCAATATCCAGCAGCAGTACAATGACAATATTTTTCAAGCCAGAAATGATCGAAGAAGCGACTGGATCACTGTAATCGGAGCCGGACTCAGCCTTGAAGCTCTGGGAAAGAGTCAGGGCATGGCCATGAGTTATCGACCCAGCTACTCCATGTATCACAAGTATGACGAATTTGATACCCTTCGACACAGAGCTGACCTTGAAATGTGGAAGAATATCCAGGAGAACCTGCGTGTTTCATTTCATAATACCCTTGATCGCAGGGAGCAGCCTTATGATCCGGATGATCCGGACCTGGAATATGAGGCTGGTTTTTTTGATGAGGATGATGTGCGCAGGAGCAGAAAGCCAAGAACCATAAACACGGCCAGAGCCAGGATGGATTACCGGTTCGGGCCCAGGGATTCGGCCTATGTTCAGTACGGATTGCGCAATGAATGGAATGATAACGTCGGGGAAGAGGACAGTGCTATTCATTCTCCTTCAGCCGGAGTCACCTACTGGTTCAGCAGGCTCTACGGGGTTGAAACAGCGATGGGCTACGACTATGGCCGATATGATGAGTCTGAAAACAGGCAGAACTGGGATGGCAGAGTCAGATTGATGCGCAATTTTACCAGGTTTCTGGACGGTTATATCCAGTATCGGCACAGCCATATACGCTATAGTGGAGACAGACCCGGATACAGTGTTTATGAGCCGTCTTTGGGCGTTTCCTACAGGTTTTCCCAGGACGGACACATGAGGGTTGGACTGGCTTACAACTTCAGGGACAGGGAAGGCAGGAGCACTGATGAGAGCTTTGTGCTTGACGCTGATATCAACCAGACCTGGGCCAGGAAGAGATCAAGTTTTACTCTCAGGGGAAACAGTGGTTATGCTGAAAATTTTCGGGGGACAGATAACGAAGGGTTTACCATATTTTACCATGGGTCTGCTGTTTATTCCTATGCCTTGAGAAAGGATCTGACCTGGAATGTTTCCGGTGGTTATCGTCGCAACATGTATAAGGACAGGGATCCCGAGCGCAGAGACAATATCTACAACCTGGGGACCGGGATCAGTTACATGTGGACCAGGCAGTGGAGCCTGGGACTGGATTATGATTATCGTAACGTAAATTCAAACATCAAAGCTGAAGAATATTACGAGAATCGAGCCACCCTGACCCTGAACTGGAGACCGCAACCCAAAAGGTTGAACTAGGTATAGTTATGACATCAAAAACGGATAAGCACCAATTTAACAGAACTCATATTCTGAAGGTGGCGGTGCTTTGTTTGGTTCTTGTTGGAGCGGCCGGCTTTGTGCACTCTTTTGATTCTGAAACTGAAACCGCTATAAAGGTTCCTCTGAAGTACTTTCCCTATGAGTTCGGCACATGGGAAGCCAGAAACAACATGGAACTTCTGGACAGTGTGGCTGCGGTACTGGGAGTGGATGATTATGCCTTCAGGGATTATCGTTCTCCATATGGTACAACCATAAACTTTTATGCCAGCTATTTTGCCGCCAACAACAGAAACAAGGGGTTTCATTCACCCCTTAACTGTATGCCAG
Coding sequences within it:
- a CDS encoding outer membrane beta-barrel protein; translation: MQKRFVVPALVMLMAFFSQPVSAGALWTITPDANIQQQYNDNIFQARNDRRSDWITVIGAGLSLEALGKSQGMAMSYRPSYSMYHKYDEFDTLRHRADLEMWKNIQENLRVSFHNTLDRREQPYDPDDPDLEYEAGFFDEDDVRRSRKPRTINTARARMDYRFGPRDSAYVQYGLRNEWNDNVGEEDSAIHSPSAGVTYWFSRLYGVETAMGYDYGRYDESENRQNWDGRVRLMRNFTRFLDGYIQYRHSHIRYSGDRPGYSVYEPSLGVSYRFSQDGHMRVGLAYNFRDREGRSTDESFVLDADINQTWARKRSSFTLRGNSGYAENFRGTDNEGFTIFYHGSAVYSYALRKDLTWNVSGGYRRNMYKDRDPERRDNIYNLGTGISYMWTRQWSLGLDYDYRNVNSNIKAEEYYENRATLTLNWRPQPKRLN
- a CDS encoding TIGR03013 family XrtA/PEP-CTERM system glycosyltransferase; protein product: MIKIFHKYYPVRNLLFFMIEGGLIFLSIWMVILLIYSGSMPYDPEKISIWARILLIGVLIQLIMYYHDLYEFRYKTGMFELSVKIVQSIGVSCLILAGLYYFFPQLVLEQGIFFIGIFIMLSFLVSWRIIYQYAAQRKLWNEKIVILGDGNLARMISDEVRQNLDSGYSISAFFSNPGKSGLAEELGVEKKDDYDQLCEYALHNGISKIVVALEERRGRSPIQSLLNCKMQGIKVLDGVSFYEQVTGKILAGSIPPSWLVFSDGFRRSRLTILAKRGLDIVFSLTGILLSAPVQIAAAVLVKTTSPGPVFYKQVRVGQMGRQFKVIKFRTMRQDAEAKSGAVWAEEDDPRITPVGKIFRKLRIDELPQFWNVIKGEMSFVGPRPERPVFVEQLKTVLPYYGERHTVKPGITGWAQVSYPYGASEDDALRKLEYDLFYIKHLSLIFDLYIVLKTVKTVLAGSGAR
- a CDS encoding exosortase C-terminal domain/associated protein EpsI — translated: MTSKTDKHQFNRTHILKVAVLCLVLVGAAGFVHSFDSETETAIKVPLKYFPYEFGTWEARNNMELLDSVAAVLGVDDYAFRDYRSPYGTTINFYASYFAANNRNKGFHSPLNCMPGAGWNISSTDEVDLVLPDGSTVRVRKMLLKRGSHYQVSLYWYQCRSRIIASEYWERFYRVLDSIRYGRTDGAFIRLIVTGSDEEGEALDELKSFAALVIPQLEEHFPGL
- a CDS encoding polysaccharide biosynthesis/export family protein, coding for MKARLREVSGILFILFISAILAGPVHSGQENEYYIIGKGDVLDIIVWKEPELSSQVKVRVDGRISMPLVDDILAAGMTPVELKQELTGHLSEFIEGPEVTVIVQNQISKSYYVLGEVAQQGEFPIEKDITLLQALAKSQGLTEWASKRNIFILRQTDDGEERISIDYREIIRGNDPAQNIRIMPGDTLVVPY